From a region of the Corvus cornix cornix isolate S_Up_H32 chromosome 2, ASM73873v5, whole genome shotgun sequence genome:
- the NSUN6 gene encoding tRNA (cytosine(72)-C(5))-methyltransferase NSUN6: MGQRPNMAYSSTLKEVTSYQPLQRKLFTVAVKLLKPGGVLVYSTCTITLAENEEQVAWALKTFPCLHLHPQEPHIGGEGMKGAGLSLDQLKLLQRFDPSAVTLQGMDINSLQDSREDDLISLANKDCIGFFIAKFIKSNSKYGFGNAT, from the exons ATGGGACAGAGACCAAACATGGCTTATTCCTCAACTTTAAAGGAAGTGACCTCTTATCAGCCACTACAGCGCAAGCTTTTCACTGTG GCAGTGAAGTTGCTGAAGCCAGGAGGTGTTTTAGTATATAGTACATGTACAATTACACTTGCTGAAAATGAGGAGCAAGTTGCTTGGGCCCTGAAAACTTTTCCATGCCTCCACCTTCATCCACAG GAACCTCACATTGGAGGAGAAGGCATGAAGGGAGCTGGACTGTCACTTGATCAGttgaagctgctgcagagatttGATCCATCTGCTGTGACATTGCAAGGAATGGATATTAATTCTTTGCAAGATTCCAGAGAAGATGACCTGATTTCATTGGCAAATAAGGACTGTATAGgatttttcattgcaaaatttattaaatcaaaCAGTAAATACGGATTTGGGAATGCAACCTGA